A stretch of the Arachis stenosperma cultivar V10309 chromosome 6, arast.V10309.gnm1.PFL2, whole genome shotgun sequence genome encodes the following:
- the LOC130934244 gene encoding uncharacterized protein LOC130934244: MTQRYEDGMAIVLKEGKPAIFLTMTCNPSWTEITSELNPVQTPQDRPDLTTRIFRAKFEQLKEDVITKGVLGKVKSYIYVTEFQKRGLPHVHMLLILENNDKLIDPEHYDSLVRTEIPSKEVEPHLHDAVLKHMIHGPCGTLDQSSPCMKNGKCKRNYPKEFAAETRRGDDSYPQYRRGFDTPVQINQNVTVDNRWVVPYNPWLLLKYDCHINVEICSSIKSIKYLYKYCYKGPDRVAMEVHNSSNVDEVQQFVDARWIAASEACWRIFKFNLYRMYPSVERLQIHLPNQHQVSFYDHQTIPEILNDDYFSRTMLTEFFALNREEDQQSRHLLYREIPEYYTWHNKEKEWRRRKTQRRSIGRIYTVSPSEGEKFYLRILLSNVRGPISWDDLLTVNGIQYSSFKQSAQHRGLLESDSSIRECLVEASVLRLPCALRRLFATILIFCEPTDVRSLWDEFFSYMVDDYPSTSTTTALVFTNRLLRDINDILLQHGKQITQYDLPALTHENDNDNSIPRVIQEELSVEVPREDLCSVTRLNNDQSKAFKCIMNTIDRRESGVFFVDGPGGSGKIFLYRAIIAELRNKGHIILVTISSGIATTLLPGGRTAHSRFKIPINAEPSSICNISKQSDLAKLIRQTMAIIWDEAPMANKESVQSLDRTLRDILANDMPFGGKVMVMGGDFRQVLPVVPKGSKSQMISASIVKSQLWASTKILHLRQNMRSSNDHVFAEYLMRIGDGIEPTIHEDFVRIQANMAIPWEGETSLHKLIEEIFPNLQSHGWDASYMVERAILTPKNHDVQQLNDIIINQFPGEERNLVSFDEVEGDANNLYQQEYLNSVSTGGLPPHVLKVKRGAPLMLLRNIDPKAGLCNGTRLLCRGTFQNMLDVEILTGHHCGRRAFLPRIKHKTTENTGLPFILIRKQFPVRLSFAITINKSQGQTIPKVGIYLPKHVFSHGQLYVALSRSISQSTTKILVKKGKIDGTSGEFTRNVVFKEILLPSPQFFKAQESIDKEMYEELTNSVLTALYPKSVHGHYILDRLVLSKDDDNPACSWFSVRTMVNPAYSWFNVIGKRGG, translated from the exons ATGACCCAACGATATGAAGATGGAATGGCGATTGTTCTTAAAGAGGGAAAGCCAGCTATTTTTCTCACAATGACATGCAATCCATCTTGGACTGAAATAACTTCAGAACTCAACCCAGTTCAAACTCCACAAGATCGTCCAGATCTAACAACAAGAATTTTTCGAGCTAAATTTGAACAGCTGAAAGAGGATGTAATTACTAAGGGTGTCTTGGGAAAGGTGAAGAGCTATATTTATGTCACTGAGTTTCAAAAAAGAGGGTTGCCACATGTACATATGTTGCTAATCTTAGAAAACAATGACAAGTTAATTGACCCGGAGCATTATGATAGTTTGGTACGTACAGAGATACCATCTAAAGAAGTAGAACCACACCTACATGATGCTGTGCTAAAACATATGATTCATGGTCCTTGCGGTACACTTGATCAATCTTCACCCTGCATGAAAAATGGCAAATGTAAACGCAACTACCCAAAAGAGTTCGCAGCAGAAACACGAAGAGGTGACGACTCATATCCGCAATATAGGCGAGGATTCGACACTCCAGTACAAATTAACCAAAATGTCACGGTTGACAATAGATGGGTAGTTCCGTACAACCCTTGGCTACTACTAAAGTATGATTGCCATATTAATGTTGAGATATGTAGTAGCATCAAGAGTATAAAGTATCTCTACAAATATTGCTACAAGGGTCCAGACCGGGTTGCAATGGAAGTTCACAACAGTTCTAATGTTGACGAGGTCCAACAGTTTGTTGATGCAAGATGGATTGCTGCTTCAGAGGCATGTTGgagaatatttaaatttaaccTTTACCGAATGTATCCATCAGTGGAAAGGTTACAAATTCATTTGCCAAATCAACATCAAGTGAGCTTCTATGATCACCAAACCATTCCTGAAATACTTAATGATGATTATTTCTCTAGAACAATGCTCACTGAGTTCTTTGCTCTAAATCGTGAGGAGGACCAACAATCTAGGCATCTTTTGTACAGGGAAATTCCAGAGTATTACACTTGGCACAACAAGGAAAAGGAATGGCGTCGGCGCAAGACACAGAGGAGATCCATCGGTAGAATTTATACTGTATCACCTTCAGAAGGAGAAAAATTCTATTTGCGTATTCTGTTATCTAATGTCAGAGGACCAATCAGTTGGGATGACTTGCTAACAGTGAATGGGATCCAATATTCGTCCTTCAAGCAATCTGCTCAACATCGAGGATTGTTAGAGAGTGACAGTAGCATCCGTGAATGTTTGGTTGAGGCATCTGTTTTACGATTGCCATGTGCTTTACGaaggttgtttgcaaccatctTAATATTTTGTGAGCCTACAGATGTAAGAAGCTTATGGGAtgaatttttttcatatatggTGGATGATTATCCGTCAACCAGCACCACAACAGCCTTAGTGTTCACCAATCGGCTACTCAGGGATATAAATGATATACTCCTTCAGCACGGAAAACAGATTACACAATACGATTTGCCAGCTCTAACTCATGAAAATGACAATGACAACTCGATACCCAGAGTTATCCAAGAAGAACTGTCTGTCGAAGTACCCCGAGAAGACCTGTGTTCCGTAACAAGATTGAACAATGACCAGTCTAAAGCTTTCAAGTGCATTATGAATACAATTGATCGAAGAGAAAGTGGAGTGTTCTTTGTTGATGGGCCAGGAGGATCAGGCAAAATATTTCTTTACAGAGCTATAATTGCAGAATTGAGAAATAAGGGTCATATTATCTTGGTAACTATATCATCAGGAATAGCCACAACATTATTGCCTGGGGGTCGAACAGCTCATTCTAGGTTTAAGATCCCAATTAATGCAGAACCATCATCCATTTGCAACATAAGCAAACAATCAGATCTTGCAAAGCTGATTAGACAAACAATGGCAATCATCTGGGATGAAGCACCTATGGCAAATAAAGAATCGGTGCAATCATTAGACCGCACTCTGAGAGATATATTAGCAAACGATATGCCATTTGGAGGAAAAGTGATGGTGATGGGAGGAGATTTCCGCCAAGTACTGCCTGTGGTACCGAAAGGTAGTAAGTCACAAATGATTTCAGCTTCTATAGTTAAGTCTCAATTATGGGCTTCCACTAAAATTCTCCATTTGCGACAAAATATGCGATCTTCTAATGATCATGTTTTTGCTGAGTACCTTATGCGCATTGGTGATGGAATTGAACCCACCATACATGAAGACTTTGTACGGATACAAGCAAATATGGCAATTCCGTGGGAGGGTGAAACATCGTTACACAAGTTAATAGAAGAAATATTTCCAAACTTACAATCTCATGGGTGGGACGCTTCTTACATGGTAGAAAGGGCAATATTGACGCCAAAAAATCATGATGTGCAACAGCTTAATGATATAATTATCAACCAGTTTCCAGGAGAAGAACGAAATTTAGTCTCATTTGATGAAGTAGAAGGAGATGCTAATAATTTATATCAACAAGAATATCTTAACTCAGTTTCTACAGGCGGGTTGCCACCTCATGTGTTGAAGGTAAAAAGAGGTGCACCTTTGATGTTATTGAGAAACATAGACCCTAAGGCAGGCTTATGCAATGGTACAAGGTTACTATGTCGTGGAACTTTTCAAAACATGTTGGACGTAGAAATTTTAACCGGTCATCACTGTGGAAGAAGAGCTTTCTTGCCTCGGATAAAACACAAAACAACAGAAAATACAGGACTGCCATTTATCCTTATCCGGAAGCAATTTCCTGTAAGGTTGAGTTTTGCAATAACAATAAACAAATCACAAGGACAGACAATTCCTAAAGTAGGGATCTATCTCCCTAAACATGTATTTAGCCATGGCCAATTATATGTTGCTCTGTCTCGAAGTATTTCTCAGTCAACTACAAAAATTTTAgtcaaaaaaggaaaaatagatGGAACAAGTGGAGAATTTACCAGAAATGTAGTTTTCAAAGAAATATTATTACCTTCCCCACAG TTCTTCAAGGCTCAAGAATCTATTGATAAGGAGATGTATGAGGAATTGACAAACTccgttttgacg